aaaacattaccacatatttacatttatttagtataagtaaatgtcttcattttgtttaatttataatttaccttccatttacttatactaaataaatgtaaataaaaaagtacccatttatttggattcaataaaaatatccaaaaaatcaaattccttaactataagaaaatagaattttgattttagaaagCGTTTGGTACatgagaaattttaagattcctAAGAATGTTAGGTTGAGAATCTGTATTCTCATGTTTGgtacaacttttttataaaaagaatcctgAGAAATAGGATTcccgagaatgatttttaagcaacttttCCATAAAAAGATTTCCATAGGGGGTTGGGAATCCAAGTTTTCCATGTACTTggaaatgtttttaacaaacaaaaagactaaaacacccaTTACCTATTTATAaccccatacaaacatattatatatattatatatattaaagtaaatattcaaacaaacatatatattattatgtatatatatatacatacacatgtaTACAtgtacataatgtgtaaaaaataatattttttattttctaaagatattgtgggtcctaatattttatatagtagaagaaatttatcatttttaaataaaaaattaaataagggtaattttaaaaaaagaacataaattcccaataatgttatatttaaaccaaacatagaaaTGTAAGATTCTTagaaaagaatactcaacattccagagaatgtttaaatctattcaaacatagaattgcataaatcctGAAAATCAAAGATTTTCAAGAACATTCTCAAGAATCATGAATACcaggaatttaaaaacttctcccgtACCAAACGCCCCCTTAGTATAAACTCGGGATCTAACAAATTTACCTCTCAAAATGCATAccttctatttattgaaaaattcaataaaaatcgttttaacaacaatgaatactagctatcaaaataccaagagatagttttttaaaaagaaaacattttcatacatgtttccttataaggtgctaacctttcaaacttagaaaaatatgactttaaaatctcgatacttgaaattcatttgattttcattctcacaaaataatacttgatattgaaattgatttagtcAGAATATCATCAAATTATGATATATCCAAAAGAtatattcaaaacaattttcAAGACCTACCATGGCCATTTTGAATTCATTATTATGTCATTTGGCCTAATCAACGCTCTAGTCACATTCCAAACTCTCatgaatcaaatttttgaattctacCTCAAAAAAGTCACATTCCAAGCTCTCatgaatcaaatttttgaattctacctcaaaaaatttatattggtCTTCTTTGACAACATTCTAGTCTATAACCTTTCCTTTGATCAACACATAAACTATCTTAGGGCTACATTTGAGACCTTGAGATTCAACCAATTGTACATCAGGCAGTCAAAGTGCGCTTTTGCACAAAAACATGTGGAATATCTTGGACATGTGATTTCATGAGCTGGGGTGGGCACTAATCCCAAGAAAATTGAAGCTATGGTAACGTGGTCGAAACCCACCTGTAGCAAGGCACTAATAGGGTTCCTAGGGCTCACCAGTGATTACCGAACGTTTGTGAAGAAAGAAGACTTCAAGTGGAACCCCAAAGTTGATGAAGCCTTTGAGCAGCTGAAGAAAGCACTTAGTAAAGTGTCCGTACTAGGTTTGCCTAATTTTAACAAACCATTCGTACTAGAGACCAATGCTAGCAACTATGGTATATGGCCAGTTCTTTCACAAGAAGATAGGCCTCTAGCTTTCTTAAGCCAATCCCTAGCCCCAAGGCACAAAGGCCTCAGTATTTATGAGAAAGAATTGATGGCAGCCCTCGTGGCAGTAAAGAAGTAGTGACACTACTTCGAAGGAGGAATGTTTATTGTCTGGATAGATCATGAAAGCCTGGAGTTCTTAATGCAGCAGAGATTACACACccaactataaaaaaaatatatgagcaAACTCATGGGAATAGACTATGTAATTTAGTTCAGGAGAGCAAAGGAAAATGTAGTAGTTGACTCCTTGTCACGGTGCCAGGAGGAAGGGGAAAGTGCAACCATATCAACAGTAGTGCCGGATTGGGTCCAGGAAGTTACAAATAGTTACCAAGGAGAGTGGATCAAGGGATTATTGGAACAACTAAGTATGGATGCTAAGAGCAGGCCGAATTACTCATTCAACAATGGGGTGATAAGGTACAAATGTCGGCTGGTGAACAAGGATAATGAGGAGTTGAAAGGCAGAATATTACAGACACTACATGAGTCCCCTATAGGAGGCCATTTAGGGATTCAAAATACTTACCGCAAGGTGTAGTAGGTATTCTTCTGGcctaaacttaaaaaatatgtatgggaTTACGTGTTAGGTTGTGATGTGTAGAGTAGATGCAAACATGAAACAATAGCCCATCCAAGTTTACTTCAACCCTTGGTTGTTCCCGACCAAGCATGGGCCCATCTAACCATGGATTTCATAAAAGGACTTCCAAggtaaaaggaaaagaatgCATAATGGTGGTGGTTGACAGGTTCTCCAAGTTCAACCATTTCATTAGCCTATCTCACCcatttacaacacaagaaatAGCTAGAACTTTCATGGATAATATAGTGAAACTGCACATAACCTCTCAGTCTATAGTCTCAAACAGGGACAAGATATTCACTAGCATATtttagagagaattgatgaaattCCTAAGCACCAAGCCATTCATGTCTACCGCATATCACCCTAAAACTAACGGTTAATCAGAAATAGTGAATCAATGTTTGGAAGCCTACTTAAGGTGCTTTAGCTTTCTACAGCCTCGAGGGTGGCATAAGTGGTTAGCAATAGTttagtggtggtataatttGAGCTTTAATAGGTCAATCAAATTGACCTCATTTGAGGCTCTCTATGAATACAAACCACAGTTGTTACCGGCCATTGGAGGCAATCTACAATAATTGCAGTGGAGACCTATTTACAACAAAGACAAGACGCAATCAAGATGGTGAAATGAGAGTTGGCTAAAGATCAAAACATGATGAAACAAATAGCTAATCAAAGAAGAAGTGAGCGAAACTTTTTAGTTGGGGAGAATGTCTACTTAAAGCTGAGCCCACAACATCTCAAGTCATTGAGCCACTAACCCTTATCTAAGCTAAGTCCTAAATACTATGCGTCATTCACCATGTTGGAGAAGATGAGTGTTGTGGCATACAAATTGCAATTGCCAAAAGAAACACATATTCATTCCATATTTCACGTTTCCCTTCTCAAGAAAGCCATTGGAGCACAAATGGGTGATATGCAGACAGGGTGCTCCAATCACACAAGTGTTGGTTAAATGGTCCTCACTCTATGAGGACAACAACACATGAAAATATCTACCAGATCTACTTAAACAATTTCCCAATTCAACTAGCTTGCTACACATTTCATGGGGACAGGAAATGCTTTAAGGAGAGGGGATTGTTACATTAGTAGGCTAATAGGTTGTTTGGCCTAGTTAGATATTATTACCTTTGTTAGAAAATAAGTTGCGTTCAGTCATAGCTGGAGAAATGTTCCAGTATGCACATGACAAGTGTGAAGGGTAAAAATGCCAAGTGGACTAAGGGTTAATCATTTTTTGGCACCCAAATTCGGACATAGATCAGTAAATATTACACTGATCTACGCCTAAGTCCACATGATGATTGAATTGGAAATTAATTTCCCTCCAAACTTTCTTCCCTCTCATTTATAAATTCTcttacacccccccccccctcttcccCCTAAATtctctattctttcttcttggaACACCAAGGATTCTCCCTTGTCAGATCGGAGATCTGATAAGTTCTCGGCCCAGCATAGCCCAAGTTGACAGGGCAGTGGTCCAACACACTTGACATCCATACTATGAACAAATGTAGATCTGTTTAACTTGACTTCATTTAACGTTCCTTGAATGCATTTATGATAACCTACTTTACATGCATAAAGGGTCATTTATGATAACACAAGTCATTTTATCTTGGGAGGGTGGAGAGAATTCTCTTTATATGCATTATTACCCTTATTTTATATGCAAAATGGCTGTTTCTAAAGCTTTAATTACAGAGAGcaacttaaagaaaaaatagttcACATTGACATGAAGTTGGAAGCAGGACGTGAATGCTTTCAACAAACTCAGCAGACCTACAAATATAGGTTGTTTTACCAACTGGAGATGAAATTAGGCAGTGGCTAGGCGGTCACATTATGAACTTTGATTGTGGATTCATCAATATCTgtcaatcttatcttatttgCCCATGCTGATGTATGAATGCAATGACAACAAGGTCATGGGCCCCAAGATGTTGAAATGCACAAACTTAAATTTGTGGCAAAAGCATCAGTTGATGTTGCGTGTTTAATAGCATTTTTCACACAACAGAAAAGGGGATTCTGTACGCTAATTTTTGAAAGAGAACGATATTATCAACAAGAAAAATTTGACATCCAAGCGGGTCTTTTTCAACTTTCTGAGGTCAGGCAACAGTAGAAGCCGATAGCATGGATTCAAAGGCAAGGAAGCAGACACAGACATGGTCCATATTTCAGGAGCCCCACCAATTTAGAGATGTGATTTATGAATGTAAGCTTGAGGTTGACAAgaaataacaacaacaaaaattatgGGGAGATGCTTTTGGgaatagagaaaaatagatgAAGATGATAACGGCACCATCTTTAAAAGTAGGCCTCGGAATGAAAGGCAAATTTGATGAACTTTCAACTATGGAAATTAATAAGAAATGTAGGATAAGGGCCTGCCGAAAGATGGGACTCAGATGGTGGCTTCCCTGCCTGATAGAAGCCAAGATGGACTTTTGTGTTGTAGAAGACAAGgagaattttatttaaagtaaGATTCAAATGCATGATTGCAAGCTGGAGATAAGGAGAACGGAAACCACTAcaatatgttaaataaaaaaaaaaatgaaaagaggtCTTCCTAAAATTGGAATATTTCAACATTACACGATATATCTAATCAATTCATCAAGGGTACACATATTACCTGCATGATTGccataaaattatacaaatactACTACCTGTAAGATACCAGGTATATGAAAGGCTCAGGCAAACCAAAATCCTAAACACTGGATTTTATAAGAGAGTTCTAATTTTTCTGAAAGCTCATCAAGACAAGGAATAAAGATCCTAGTGACCCATCTAGATGGGTATACCTCCACCAAGCTGAAAATTACACTTCTAATCTGAAAAGATTGAAGGAACTATAGCTAGGGAGCCCGTGAAGAATTAGCCTCTGCTtttaacttagaaaaaaaaaaaaacaaaaagaagaggaaaaggggaATTGAACTTCTAATCTTTGAAATCTTACCTTGAACCATACCAAGAAATATCAATGATAGCGACAAGCCCTGGCCTTTTCCTCTTAATTGGGAGATCGGATTTCTAGCGTGAAAACATGGACATATAATGGCATGGAAGGTGCATATGCCAAACAATCCCTGTGTTGGactaagaaaaaaagtaaaagaaaaaagagaattgAATTTCTCACCTTTGAAATTTCCCCTTTGAACTACTGGGAGAAATATCAAGATAGCCAAGACCCTTTTtctccataatttcctcaatttgtTGTCAACAAATTTTTTCTACTTTCAAGAATATATAAAGCATGCTAATGCTAAAACCAGAATACTTGAAATTGACAAGGCCTGCAAAAAAAGCATTTAGAAGACAAACATTAGATATATTGTTTGCTTCATTAAATCAGTTATTCCACTATAAAGTGAAGACTTCAATCTACAAGATCAAAcatcactaaaaaaataaaaacaaagaccATAAAGGGCATCTATGCCAAAAAAAGTAACAAGTTTCTTACATTTATCTTGGAAGAAGCCGAGTAAATCTCTGGAAGGAAACCCTGCAATCCAATGTCGTAAACAGGGGTACCATCAGGATAGTACAGCCCATAGTTCCTTTCTGATGCCGGACCTGGCTTTAGATTCTCGTTGAAAAGTGCAAAAACATATATGTCAATTGGCACTGACGGTTTTGCCGGAGTACCTTGATTCTGTTGTATCCGACGCAGCAAATTACCATTATATATCTCTGCGTTCTGTAGTGTGGCTCCAGCTTCATTGGGATCCCCTTTAGAAGGCCAACCGGTTTCAGAGATCTTGACATCAACATTTGTGTGCCCCATTGCTTTGATTGCTGAATAAATAGCATCAATTTGTGCATACAACATATTATCATAATTCAAGTTCGTATTAGGATCGGTTGTCCCTGAGTTAGGCTGAAAAAGGACATAATCCAATGGAACCTCGTTTGGGTTATCTTTGTATGCAAAATATGGATACGCATTTATGAGAAATGGTGAGTTGACTTGAGCATGAAAATCAAGGATGGGATGAATGTATTCAGCAAGATCTTGTCGAAATGCTCCCGAGGAAGGAGGGAATGAATTACTTAAGATGGCAAGGGAATGGGCAGTCGTCACATATAACTGTTTGCTTAACCCAAGATTCACGAGAGCGCCATAAACAGTTCGCATTGCTGGGAGAAGATGAGATATCAACTGAGTATCATTGCCTGATAGGATCTCGTTTCCCACAGTGATGCAGGTAATCTTGGTCGAGCTAATGAAAGGCTGAACACGCTGTTGAATCCAATTCTGAGCTTTGATGGGGTCGGTCATATTTAAGAGATACTCATTCCCAAGCCCAATGACAAATTCAACATCTGAATTGGCAAACGCACTCAACACCTTCGGATCAGCATCATAAAGCTTCACTCTGGTGATGTTGAGAGATCTGAGGAGGAAGGAAACACGGGACGGTGAAGGAAGGTTGTTCGCAATCTGCCCATAGTTAATTCCAATCCCAAGGCCGAGGACTTGAACAGCTGAATCCAACCAACAAAGCGGAAAACCTCAAGAATGagttcaagaaaaagaaatctaaGATGCACCAAAATTTATAGGAGAAAACAGAATACACAGATCAGTACTCAAAAACTAGGCAAACCAGACCTGCGGTAAAGTAAGATGCAATTAAAATCCGGAACTAGGGCTCAAACCACTCTATAAATCGAAACTTCACTTTCATTGTCTCTGACAATGAGATATCAAAGAATTGGAATAGAGAGAATCATACTACTAACTCCCAAGAATATGCTGCAGAAGAAAAGAAATCGAAAC
This genomic stretch from Diospyros lotus cultivar Yz01 chromosome 1, ASM1463336v1, whole genome shotgun sequence harbors:
- the LOC127797560 gene encoding glucan endo-1,3-beta-glucosidase 14, which encodes MATTKLSALFSSLLLLLSLSAVQVLGLGIGINYGQIANNLPSPSRVSFLLRSLNITRVKLYDADPKVLSAFANSDVEFVIGLGNEYLLNMTDPIKAQNWIQQRVQPFISSTKITCITVGNEILSGNDTQLISHLLPAMRTVYGALVNLGLSKQLYVTTAHSLAILSNSFPPSSGAFRQDLAEYIHPILDFHAQVNSPFLINAYPYFAYKDNPNEVPLDYVLFQPNSGTTDPNTNLNYDNMLYAQIDAIYSAIKAMGHTNVDVKISETGWPSKGDPNEAGATLQNAEIYNGNLLRRIQQNQGTPAKPSVPIDIYVFALFNENLKPGPASERNYGLYYPDGTPVYDIGLQGFLPEIYSASSKINALSISSILVLALACFIYS